A genomic stretch from uncultured Pseudodesulfovibrio sp. includes:
- a CDS encoding ABC transporter substrate-binding protein, with amino-acid sequence MKRLVIILALVLSFMFAASIASAGKIEDVKAKGVLTCGVKDSVNLFGFIDAESKELVGFDIDICKYIAAKLGVKTEFKVVTSKNRIPMLVQGSVDMLAATMTHKFSRDEQIDFSITYFMDGQKLLVKKGGGVASAADLANKKVGTVKGSTSEKNIKNAQPKAHVISYDEYPQAFMALKQGKVKAVTTDSGILAGLKASDDNPEAWEIVGEFIASEPYGLGLPQNDSAFRDFVNKCLNEMWLDGTYQQLFKKWMGYDLPEGWTIELWPM; translated from the coding sequence ATGAAACGGTTGGTAATTATTCTGGCTCTGGTGCTGTCCTTCATGTTTGCCGCGAGCATAGCTTCTGCTGGCAAGATCGAAGATGTGAAAGCGAAAGGCGTGCTGACATGCGGCGTCAAGGACTCCGTCAATCTGTTTGGCTTTATTGATGCCGAGTCCAAGGAACTGGTCGGTTTTGATATCGATATCTGCAAGTACATAGCTGCCAAACTTGGCGTGAAAACTGAATTCAAGGTTGTTACTTCCAAGAATCGCATTCCCATGCTGGTTCAGGGTTCCGTGGACATGCTGGCCGCTACCATGACTCATAAGTTCTCTCGTGATGAGCAGATTGATTTTTCCATTACGTATTTCATGGATGGTCAGAAACTTCTCGTGAAGAAAGGCGGCGGTGTCGCTTCCGCTGCAGATCTCGCCAACAAGAAAGTGGGTACTGTCAAAGGCTCCACCTCTGAAAAGAATATCAAGAATGCCCAGCCCAAGGCACACGTCATTTCCTATGACGAATACCCTCAGGCTTTCATGGCGCTGAAGCAGGGTAAGGTCAAAGCTGTGACCACTGATTCCGGTATTCTGGCAGGTCTCAAGGCCAGTGATGACAATCCCGAAGCCTGGGAAATCGTGGGTGAGTTCATTGCTTCCGAACCCTACGGTCTCGGGCTGCCCCAGAATGATTCCGCTTTCCGTGATTTCGTTAACAAGTGTCTCAACGAGATGTGGTTGGACGGAACCTACCAACAGCTGTTCAAGAAGTGGATGGGATACGACCTGCCTGAAGGTTGGACCATCGAGCTCTGGCCTATGTAA
- a CDS encoding amino acid ABC transporter ATP-binding protein, with the protein MAMIEVQKLHKWYGDFHVLQGITESVNKGEVLAICGPSGSGKSTFIRCINRLEEYQKGQILFDGKDILDKDVNVNDLRAEIGIVFQQFNLYPHLTVLKNVTLAPIKVKNVPKEEAETVALSLLERVGIHDQAHKYPAELSGGQQQRVAIARSLAMKPKVMLFDEPTSALDPEMINEVLNVMKDLAREGMTMLCVTHEMGFAREVCDRVLFMDGGVVVEQAPPDEFFKNPQHERTKNFLKEIL; encoded by the coding sequence ATGGCAATGATAGAAGTGCAGAAACTGCACAAGTGGTATGGTGATTTTCACGTATTACAAGGTATTACCGAATCCGTGAACAAGGGCGAAGTCCTGGCCATCTGTGGTCCTTCGGGTTCTGGTAAGTCCACGTTTATTCGCTGTATCAATCGGTTGGAGGAGTATCAGAAGGGGCAAATCCTTTTTGACGGCAAGGACATCCTGGACAAGGACGTCAACGTCAATGATTTGCGTGCTGAAATCGGTATCGTGTTTCAGCAGTTCAATCTGTACCCCCACCTGACAGTCTTGAAAAACGTTACCTTGGCGCCCATCAAGGTCAAAAATGTTCCCAAGGAAGAGGCCGAAACTGTCGCCCTCAGCTTGCTCGAACGAGTGGGCATCCACGATCAGGCACACAAATATCCCGCAGAACTTTCGGGTGGTCAGCAGCAGCGTGTGGCTATCGCCCGCTCTTTGGCTATGAAACCCAAAGTTATGCTTTTTGATGAGCCGACGTCTGCCTTGGACCCGGAAATGATCAACGAAGTCCTCAACGTCATGAAGGACCTGGCTCGCGAAGGCATGACCATGCTGTGCGTTACCCATGAAATGGGTTTTGCCCGTGAAGTCTGCGATCGAGTTCTGTTTATGGACGGCGGTGTGGTGGTGGAGCAGGCTCCGCCGGATGAATTCTTTAAGAATCCCCAACACGAGCGTACAAAGAACTTCCTGAAGGAAATTCTTTAG